GCAAGCGGCAGGAAATGCGCTTGCCCGCAGCTTGACTCAATATGGTTGAGAGTGCTACGGTTTAGTCATTGGCGGACCACTGTCAATCTTATGCGAAGCCTTAAGCGGCCTCACCTCGACAACCCCCGCCTTCCTGGCAGGAGTTGAAAAAGGACTATAGGACAGATCTGTCCTAAATTCCTGGTCCTGAAATCCTCAAAAAAACAGGGTCCACAGGACAACTATGTCCTGACTAGACAGTGCTAAGTTCTCGCTGTGATTTTAGCTTTTTCTTTGGCGACCCTGAGATTGGATAATTCCGTCGCCAAATCAATCCAGCGGTCCGCCAGTAGCTTCATATGCTCGTAATTCTTGATCTGCTTTCGCACTTCAGGCAAATCTTCTTTTTTGACGAACTTACTGCTGCTCTTTCCCTTGCGCGTGTAGCTCACCTGGTAGTAGGGACCGTGTTTTTTAGGCGGGTCTGCCTTGCAGCTGCATCCCGGTTTGCCACATACGTTGTACTGTTTTGACAGACTGCCTGGGCGCATATCTCCCAGCGCCACCAACGCCTTCTTGGTTTTCTCTATCTGTTTCTCTAGTGTCGTTTCGCGGTTCGTGGCCATGATGAAATAGATCTCTGTTTCGGTCCCTGAAGTATAGCATATTGCGTCCGGTAGCATCATAATGCTATCGGACATTGCGCGCCACTTTGTGGAGAATCTATGCTTTGGAATTATTGGCTGGCAGCCGTGCGCGAACTGCGTCCAGCGTGTTCCCGTACCCGCACATTCTTCTGGATGCTACTGACTCTGGCAGGTCTGTGCTGCCGCGCGGACAATGCCGGCGTTACCAGCTTCGTGCGAGCGCTCGATTTCTCCGGCAAGGCTTATCACCGCTTCCTGCATTTCTTCCACAGCGCAGGACTCCATCTCGAAACACTGACGGCTTGCTGGCTACGCCTATGCTTGAGGCTGTTTCGTCCATTTGAGGTGAACTCGCGCCTGGTCTTCCTCGCCGACGGGATAAAAGCACCCAAGGAGGGTCGCAAGATGCCGGGCGTGAAGCTGCTGCATCAACAATCTGCCGGTAACACTAAGCCTACCTACATCATGGGGCACTCGATGCAGGCCATTTCCCTGCTGGTGCAGTGCGCGGCCGGACAGGTGGCTGCCGTGCCGCTGGTGTCGCGGATCCATGAGGGATTGGTGTTCTCCAACCGCGATGCCAGCACGCTCCTCGATAAACTGGTGGCGCTCCTGTTGACATTGGTCGGGGTGTGCCAGCGGCAGGTGCTGCTCATCGCCGACGCCTACTACGCGAGCGCAAAAATCATCCTGCCCTTGCTGGCCGGTGGCCACCACCTCCTGACACGGGCCAAGGGCAACGTGGTGGCCTATTGGCCGGCACCCGCCCCTGTCAGTCGCGGCAAGGGAAGGCCAAAACTCTATGGTCACAAGGTGCGACTTAAGGACGCGGCCAAAGAGGAGCATGCCTTCATCGAGGCGCCCAGTCCTGTCTACGGTGAGAACACTGTGCAGGTGCGGTACCGCGTCATGGATTTGATCTGGCGCCCCGTGGGACACCTCGTCCGATTCGTGATCGTCCACCACCCTCATCGTGGCACGATATTTCTACTCTGCACCGACCTCACACTCGAACCCATGGAGATCCTGCAACTTTATGGATTCCGTTTCAAAATTGAGATCGGATTCAAACAGGCTGTCCATGTCATGGGGGCTCATGCCTATCATTTCTGGATGGCCGACATGAAGCCGATTCGACGTGGCAGCGGCAATCAGTATCTGCACCGGACATCGGATGGCTACCGCGCCGAGACACGACGTAAGCTTGGGGGCTCATGCCTATCATTTCTGGATGGCCGACATGAAGCCGATTCGACGTGGCAGCGGCAATCAGTATCTGCACCGGACATCGGATGGCTACCGCGCCGAGACACGACGTAAGCTCAACGCTTATCACGTCCAAGGGCCACTCGGGGTAATCGCTCAGGGATTGCTGCAGCACCTTGCCATCAACCACACGGCTGCAGTCTGGCACGGCTTTCGCAGCTGGTTACGCACCATGAACGAGGCCATGCCTCCATCCGAACTGGTCGTCGCCTACACCCTGCGCAGCGGACTGCCGGCATTTTTCGCGGTTGCCGCTAAATTCCCTGGCCTCGAGAAAATAATCGAGACATATCGTCGTCACGATGCGCCGCAGGAGAAATACAAATTGGCAGCATAGGAAAAGTTGGCACTGTCTAGTTTTCGCGGTTGCCGCTAAATTCCCTGGCCTCGAGAAAATAATCGAGACATATCGTCGTCACGATGCGCCGCAGGAGAAATACAAATTGGCAGCATAGGAAAAGTTGGCACTGTCTAGTCAAGAGTAAGACTCTACAAACGCGGTCGATTCCAGGCAACGCACGCAAAAAGTTCCGCCCCCGCCGATAACTCCAAGGCCCGAATTCCAGGGGCCAAAGGAGATTGACGATATGAAGTACATCATGAAGTGGCTTTTGGTTTTGGGGGCGGTCCTGATGGCCCCCGCCCTGGCCTCCCGGCTGGGTGTGGTGAATTTTGCAAACGGCTCCACGACACCCACAGAAATTCCAACGGGCCAAGGTAAACAATGCCCGTAACCGGCGTCTCGTCGGCGATGAGCAATCCCGCCTTCTGGCGTCCGCACGGGCCTACGACTCGACCCCCCATGCGGGGGGCAATGTCGGCTCCCTCATCACCTGGGCCATAGAGACCGCCATGCGCCGCGGGGAGATCGCGGCCATGCGATGGGATCACCTGGACGGGCCGTCCGGCCCGCAATGCCGCCAGGCGCGGGTGTTGCTGATCATGCGATGGGATCACCTGGACGGGCCGTCCGGCCCGCAATGCCGCCAGGCGCGGGTGTTGCTGATCCCGGAGACCAAGACGGGCACGCCCCGGCGGATACCGCTGTCCACGACGGCCGTCGCCATCCTCGACGCGCTCCCCCGGCGTATAGACGGCCACGTGTGGAGCATGCGCCCGGACTCCATCTCGCAGGCCTTCGAGCGGGTCTGCAAGGCCGCCGGCATCACCGGACTGACCTTCCATGACTTGCGCCACGAGGCGGCTTCCCGGCTGTCGGAGAAGGGGTTTGGGGCTATGGAGGTCGCGGCCATCACCGGCCACAAGACGCAAGGCCGCCGGCATCACCGGACTGACCTTCCATGACTTGCGCCACGAGGCGGCTTCCCGGCTGTCGGAGAAGGGGTTTGGGGCTATGGAGGTCGCGGCCATCACCGGCCACAAGACGCTGCAGATGCTCAAGCGGTACACGCACCTGCGGGCGGAAGATTTGGCGGAGTTGCTGGGGTAGCGTGACAGTAACGCTATACCCGCCGCCCCACCTCCTTCAACAGCGCTCGCGTAATAGCGCCCGTGGAGCGGTTGCGCCGGCCGGCCCGGATGGCCTGGCGGTCCTTAGCAAACGCGATGCGTAGCTGCTCGATAAGGCCGCTGTCGGATAGTTCCTTCTCGTCGCCGTCCGGACCCCAAATCGTCTCCCTGTCCCGGGCGCGCTTCTCGCGTTGGCGCTCGGCAGGGGTCATGGGGCCGCTTTTGTAGAGGGGTGGGCGAGGCATGGACGCGCTCCTATTCCGTGACAGTAACGAAATTATAGACCGTCCGGACGGCGATTGCGCGGGTGGGGTCAACACGGGCGACGGGCCCTGCGTTCGGAGCGCCGTGGGGCCTCCCGAACGATCCCCGTGAGGCCCTAATCCCGGTCACGGCCCTGGAGCGTGTCGCCTGCGTTGTACGAAGTCGGCCGACCCCGCCGGGGGGTGGCCAAGGCTTGGACGGGTGGCCCCCCGCATGGGGGCTTTGGGGAGCGCTCAGACACTCCTCACTTCCGTGAGAAGATCGGGATGGCGATCCAGTACCCTAAGAAGCTTTACAAGGGCCAGTGGCGGTCTTGTCTTGCCGGTCTCATAACGCGAGAAGGCATTGACGCCGCCCCCGAAGATCTCGGCGGCCTCGCGTTGGTCCAGGGCGAGCTTCTTGCGCACATGGACAATGAAGGCGGGATCAACGACAGCGGCGTTAACCTGCTTCGCAAACGCCTTCATTTCACACATGACGCGATCGGATTCGCCGGCCTCGAGAATCACCTCTCCGCACGCCGGACAGAACTCACCCGACACTGCCGGGATGGCCGTGGTCTCACCCTTGTAGGTGTAAGGCAGGTCACGGGTGTCAGTCCCATTGGTGCATGGTTAGGGCTACATGGCCTGTTTCCCCGCCCAAACGGCGCGCGCTGGTCCCGTTATCGTGATGGGGTCATGGAAGGGCGTTTGCGCCAGGCGCTGGCGCGCCTCAATCCCGGTCTTCCCCAAGAAAGAGACCTTCCCGCGCTGGCGCCCGGTGGTCGTCATGGGACCGGTTTGGTAAGTGGGCCTTGTCTTTCACCCTCTCCGAGGAACTGGACAATGAATCAATAAGGTTGCTGCCAATGAAGGATTGTGATCCGCCACTACGATTCGAGTCGTATGAAAACGCACTCGCGTTTATACCATATAAGCGTACCTAATATGGATACCAACCGGCGCGCAAATCGCCCTGCGATTCGCGTCGGCGCTACGCGGCGACTTCCGGTACGGCTGTTATGCTCGGTCCCCATGTGATATCATGGACCCCTTAAACGCGCTCGGTCTCATTCCGCGCGCCTCCTTCATTTCCTCTTTACTGTGCAAGAGGCGATCGCTTTTGTGGGTGTTTGTAGGGGTATCCTGGCTTCTCTTGTATTAATGGCGTTCGGATCTTCGATTGCCGTGCGTCCTCCTGATCGTCAAGGGTATTCCGGCGTCCCGGAAAGAGCGCCACATTGCGGTTGAAGGTAAACCGGGGCCATATGAAAATCGAATGTTTACCCTTATCGCACGATAGACGGATCGGGGATGGTGCGTATCCGCCAGTAGCGGCCGTGGTTGGTGCCGGGGCCTGGGGTACGGCGCTTGCAGCGGCGTTTTCGCGCGGTGGCTACCTCGTGAATCTCTGGACGCGTCAGGCGCGTGTGGTGGCCTCGATCCGTGATCGGCGCCGTAATCCGGCCTACCTGTCCGATGTTCAGCTGCCGGAAGGGCTTGCGGCCACCACGGATCTTGCAGGCGCACTGCGCGGCGCCGAAGTGGTGGTGATGGCGGTTCCGAGTAGCGCCTTGCGCGTGATTGCGCGACGCATCGGACCGCTTCTGCCGGCCGATGTCCCCGTGCTTTTTGCGAGCAAGGGGCTCGAGAAAGGCAGTGGTGCATTTATGACGGAGGTTGCGGAGGCGGTGTTCGCCGGGCGTCTCGTCGGGGTGCTGACAGGTCCCGGCTTCGCCGCCGAGGTCACGCGGGGAGAACCGACCGTGTTGACGCTTGCCATGGCGGCGCTGGCGGGCCAAAAGACCGTCGGCCGAGGGGCGCGTGAGTTTGCCGAGACCTTCAAGACGCGTCTCGCCAGGGGCGGGATCTCGGTGGCGATCACAGACGATGTCGTGGGGGCGCAGGTGGGTGGTGCCCTGAAAAATGTCATCGCCATTGCCTGTGGTATGGCGGCTGGCCGGGGGTTTGGCGAGAACGCGCGCGCAGCGATCATCACACGCGGCTTCGAGGATATGCGCAAGCTGGCAGTGGCGCTGGGCGGCCGCGCGGAGACCTTGCTTGGGAGCTGCGGAGCGGGCGACGTGTTTCTCACGTGTGCAAGCACCCAGTCGCGCAATTACCGCCTGGGTGTGGCATTGGCGCGCGGCGATGAACCGCCGGCCGGGGTGGTTGAAGGCATCAGCACCGCCGAGGCCGTGCGCATGCTTGAGCAGGATGCGGACATTGACCTGCGTCTGCCGCCGGTGATCCGCGCGCTATGGGCGCATGAGATATCCCCGGAGCAGGCGCTCGAGCGCCTGCTGGGTGTGGATTGAGGGTGGCGGTGGCCGAAGACCGTAAACGCACGGTGCTTGCCACGGATCTCGACGGCACCTTCCTGGGAGGGGCGCTGGCCGCGCGCGCCGCGCTTTATAGATGGATCGCCGAGCGCCGCGACGAACTCATAGTGATCTTCGTCAGCGGGCGTGGTTTGGGGTTCATGCGTGAACTGGCGGATCGCTTGCCGGTGCGCCCGGATCATGTGATTGCCAATGTCGGTACGAGTGTCGCCGCCGGTCCCGACTGGCGCCCGCTGGCCGACATCGAGTCGTGGCTCGACGCGCGCTGGCCCGAGGATGCGCCCGCGCGTATCGCGAAGGTGCTTGCGCGCTATCCCGGGCTTACCCCGCAGCCGGTCGTGGAAGGGCGGCGGGTCTCGCGTTACTACAGCGATCACGGCGAGGCGATGGCCGCGCAGGCGGACGTGGAGCAACTCGGGTTCGAGGTTCTGCTCTCGGATGAGCGCTATTTCGATGTTCTTCCGCCCGGAGTGCGCAAGGGCCCGACGCTTCTAAGGACACTCACCGCCCTGGGGATCGCGCATGAGCGCACGCTGGTTGCCGGAGATACACTGAACGATTTGTCGTTGTTCGAGACCGGGCTTGCCGGTGTTGCCGTCGGCAACAGCGAGGCCGGACTGGTGCGCGCCGTCCGCGCGCGGCCCAATGTGCATCTGAGTACCAAGCCCGGTGCGGCCGGAGTGCTAGAAGCGCTCAGGGTATTCCACGAAAGGGGGAGTTTATGGGAACACCGCTTGTCATAGTCTACCATCGCCAGCCTTACGAGGAGAAGATCGTCGACGGCCGCACGGTGCTCGTGGAGAACAAGAGCCCCAACGGCATCGTGCCGGCGCTGAAGGGGTTTTTCGGAAACGTCGAGCGCGCCACCTGGGTTGCCTGGAAAAAGGCCCCGGCTGGCAAGAAAGGGGCATTTCAGTCGCGCATTACCGTGGAGGACAGCTACGGGAGTTACGAGGTCTCGCGCCTGCCGCTCGATGGTAATCAAGTCCGCCAGTTCTACCATATCACATCGAAAGAGGCTTTGTGGCCGGTGATCCACAGCCTCCCGTACGCCTTTAGCACCGAACACACCGATTGGGCCACGTTCCGTGATGTCAACAAGCGCTTCGCGGAGGCGGCATGCGCGGAGGCGGCGCCCGGCGCGGTTGTGTGGGTGCATGATTATAACCTGTGGCTTGTTCCGAAATTCGTGCGTGATCGACGCCCGGATGTCACGTTGGCGTTCTTCCATCACACGCCCTTTCCGGCGCCCGATATCTTTTGCATTCTTCCATGGCGCGAGGAGATCCTGGAGAGCCTGCTCGCCTGTGATCTCGTGAGCTTTCACGTGGCGCGCTATGCGCGCAATTTCGGCGCGCTCGTCAAGGCCTTGCGGCCGGCGGCGGTCATGGAAGATGGCCCGGTGCCTCCCGAATGGCAGAATGTCGGCACGGCCTTGACAGAGGACACCGCGCCGCGCTCCGTGACGGTTCAGGGCCATGTCACGCATATCGATGCGACCCCCATCGGTACCCATCCCGAGCTCATACGCGCGATCGTCGAAAGCGAACGCGGGCAGGCACGGGTGCGGGCGATCCGCGAGGAGATCAAGGAGGATATCCTCATCGTTTCGATAAACCGCGTGGATTATACGAAAGGCGTGCATCAGATGCTCGAGACCTTCGATCGCCTTCTGGAGCGCCGCCCGGAGCTGCGCGGGCGCGTGAAGTTGATCCTGACGACGGTGGCGCCGGCCGACGGCATGCGTGTCTATCGCAATGCGCAGCAGCAGATTGAGCAGACCGTGGGGCGCATCAATGGCCATTACGGGTCCCTGACGTGGCTGCCTATCATGCTATCCACCAATCCGATGCCCTTTGAGGAGGTCTTGTGTTGCTATCGTGCGGCGGACATCTGCTGGGTGACGCCGTTGCGTGATGGCCTGAATCTGGTGGCCAAGGAGTTCGCGGCGGCTAATGAGGGGAGTGACGGGGTGCTCGTGCTTTCGGAATTCGCGGGTGTCGCAATCGAGCTGCGGGGTGCGGTTCTGGCGAACCCCTACAGCCGCAATTCCATGGATCGGGCCATCGATGAGGCGATCGATATGCCGCGCGCGGAACGGCGGGCGCGCATGGAGCGCATGTTTGAGCAGGTGACACGTCTCGATATCCGCCATTGGACGGCGCACATCCTGGAACTCTTTTCGCGCGTGAGTCCCGCGCGGGGCCAAGGGGGAGGAGCGTTTCGGGATTGCAAGGACAAAGTCAGCACGCATTAGATTCGCGAGCCTGCCCAATGTCGGGCGTGCGCAGATCCTTAAGTGCCAAGACAGGGTTTGTGGGCGCTATGAGTGGCATGGGCGGGGCGCGAGACCGCGATATCGTGATCTTCCTCCCCCATCTTGACGCGCCCCGCCGAAAGGCCGCCAGAGGCCCGCGCAGGGACCCCCCGAGGGCGTGGCGGCGATTCCCGGTCAGATGCCAACGCCGATACGACCCCGGCTTGATCCCGAGGGGTGAATAGCGCCTCTCATGGCTTGCTAGGCCAGGTATTGATCGTCCAGGACCGCCTCCAGCCAATCGACCATCCGGCCGTCCGAGCCTCCTGAAGGGCGATATGGGTCATGGCCATGTCCGGTGTGGCGCCGTGCCAATGCTTGTGGCCCGGGGGACACCATATGACGTCACCCGCCCGGATCTCCGCTTTCGCTTCGCCAAAGCATTGCGTCCACCCGCGCCCCGCGGTCACCATCAGCAGTTGTCCGAGTGGATGCGTATGCCAATGGGGCCGCGCCCCCGGCTCGAATGTGACGCTTGCCGCACCCATCCGCGAGGGCCCCGTCGGCGAGTGAATGGGGTCTATGCGGACGATCCCGGTATACCACTCCGCAGGACCTCTTTGAGACGGCGCGGATCCCGCGCGTGTCAAAATCATGGCAGCCTCCCTCAGGACCCGAGAGTCCCCATATCGATGACGAAACGGTATTTGACATCGCCCCGGACCGTGCGGTCATAGGCCTCATTGACATCCTTTATCGAGATGCGCTCGATGTCGCACACGATGTTGTGCTGGCCGCAGAAATCCAGCATCTCCTGCGTCTCCGGCAGGCCGCCGATCAACGATCCCGCCAAAGACCGCCGTCGGAATATCAAGGGAATCCCGTCGACCTTCTTGAGGGGTTCCACGGAACCTACGATCACCATTGTCGCGTCGCGTTTCAATAGCGCCATATAGGGGTCCGCATCATGACCCACGGGAATCGTGTTCAGCAGAAAGTCAAAGCGATCCCGCGCCTGTTTCATGGCCTCGCCCTGCGTGGAGATCAGCACCTCGTCCGCACCGAGCTTCCTCGCATCCTCGCCTTTGGAAGGTGAGGTCGTGATCATTGTCACATGCGCCCCCATGGCGTGCGCGAATTTCACCCCCATGTGACCGAGCCCTCCGAGGCCGATGACACCGACCCGCTGGCCGGCGCCGACGTTCCAGTGCTTGAGTGGGGAATAAGTGGTTATCCCCGCACACAGAAGCGGGGCGGCGGCCGCCGGATCGAGATTCTCCGGGATGTGCAGGACGAAGCGTTCGTCCACGGTGATCGTGTCGGAATAGCCGCCAAACGTCAAAGCGTGCGGTGTTCCACCGATCTTGTCCTCGCCACCGTAGGTGCCGGTAAAGCCGTTGTCACAGTATTGCTCCAGACCGGCCTCGCAGGACGGGCAGGTGCGGCAGCTGTCTACCATGCAACCGACGCCCGCCAGCTCACCCACCTGGAAGCCCTTGACCTCACGGCCGATCGCGGCGACCCGCCCGACGATCTCGTGTCCGGGAACAAACGGATAGGAGGTCCAGCCCCACTCATTGCGCGCCGAATGGATATCCGAGTGACAGATGCCGCAGAACAGAATATCGAGAACGATATCCTGGGGCCTTGGGTCGCGACGCTCGAACGTGAACAGCTTTAGCTCCGCGGTTGCCGATTGCGTCGCGTATCCTCTCGATTGTATCGTCATTACGGCCTCTCTTATGTTTTTCATCATATCTTTCGCCTGGCGGCGATAAACCGTTCCATGCCGCCAAACCCGATCCATCAAAAAGCCCCTACGCGGACCGCTTCGCACTTGAGGGCGTCCGCACATGCCTCAGGCGGCGGTCGACGCGCACCGGCATCTTGTGGTGTTGATGTGGGTATCGGTATTCGCGGCGCGACGGCCGTCCACGTGCCGCCATCCGGATTACCAAAGGTGTTGCGCGTGTCGGCGTGCGCTCATCATTCATCTCCATCCCACAAAGCCGGTGGATGTCCATGAATCAGGGTTGCCGGCGCGGCGGCGAACCTCTGTCTTGCGGGTGGGACGCGCCCCCCTCTACCATGGTGGGCGCATCGATGCGCGCCTCTTTACCCCGCCGCCATGGCCGGGCCCGATCTCCTTGGCAAATCGGCATGAACACGCGGCGCCGAAAAGGACGCATGCGATCGGTGGCCGGCGTTGGGAACCGGTCCATTAAACCAAATGAGCGGGTCGGCGACAAGTATGCGCAGGTTCGCGGCATTCTTTAAGAAAAAGGGGCGCGCAACAGGACCAAAAAAGCGCGCCGATCACGCGATCTTAAGGCGGCGAGGGGTCCGCAAAACGGATGACAACTCCCGCAGGCCCGCGAACTCATGTTCAGAAATAGCGGAAATGCGCATGACCGGCGCCCGTGCCGCATTTGCGGGGGGTGTACACGGCGCGCCGTGGCCGGCGTTGGTTCTTGGACAGGGGCGGGCTCGTCTGTCATAATGCCAAACCACCTTTTTGGTGGACGTGCACATCCTACTTAGGTCCGACTTATGCGGACTCA
The DNA window shown above is from Acidiferrobacter sp. SPIII_3 and carries:
- a CDS encoding DUF6788 family protein, with product MMLPDAICYTSGTETEIYFIMATNRETTLEKQIEKTKKALVALGDMRPGSLSKQYNVCGKPGCSCKADPPKKHGPYYQVSYTRKGKSSSKFVKKEDLPEVRKQIKNYEHMKLLADRWIDLATELSNLRVAKEKAKITART
- a CDS encoding transposase, which gives rise to MLWNYWLAAVRELRPACSRTRTFFWMLLTLAGLCCRADNAGVTSFVRALDFSGKAYHRFLHFFHSAGLHLETLTACWLRLCLRLFRPFEVNSRLVFLADGIKAPKEGRKMPGVKLLHQQSAGNTKPTYIMGHSMQAISLLVQCAAGQVAAVPLVSRIHEGLVFSNRDASTLLDKLVALLLTLVGVCQRQVLLIADAYYASAKIILPLLAGGHHLLTRAKGNVVAYWPAPAPVSRGKGRPKLYGHKVRLKDAAKEEHAFIEAPSPVYGENTVQVRYRVMDLIWRPVGHLVRFVIVHHPHRGTIFLLCTDLTLEPMEILQLYGFRFKIEIGFKQAVHVMGAHAYHFWMADMKPIRRGSGNQYLHRTSDGYRAETRRKLGGSCLSFLDGRHEADSTWQRQSVSAPDIGWLPRRDTT
- a CDS encoding type II TA system antitoxin MqsA family protein, which encodes MPYTYKGETTAIPAVSGEFCPACGEVILEAGESDRVMCEMKAFAKQVNAAVVDPAFIVHVRKKLALDQREAAEIFGGGVNAFSRYETGKTRPPLALVKLLRVLDRHPDLLTEVRSV
- a CDS encoding NAD(P)H-dependent glycerol-3-phosphate dehydrogenase; protein product: MVGAGAWGTALAAAFSRGGYLVNLWTRQARVVASIRDRRRNPAYLSDVQLPEGLAATTDLAGALRGAEVVVMAVPSSALRVIARRIGPLLPADVPVLFASKGLEKGSGAFMTEVAEAVFAGRLVGVLTGPGFAAEVTRGEPTVLTLAMAALAGQKTVGRGAREFAETFKTRLARGGISVAITDDVVGAQVGGALKNVIAIACGMAAGRGFGENARAAIITRGFEDMRKLAVALGGRAETLLGSCGAGDVFLTCASTQSRNYRLGVALARGDEPPAGVVEGISTAEAVRMLEQDADIDLRLPPVIRALWAHEISPEQALERLLGVD
- a CDS encoding HAD family hydrolase, translating into MAEDRKRTVLATDLDGTFLGGALAARAALYRWIAERRDELIVIFVSGRGLGFMRELADRLPVRPDHVIANVGTSVAAGPDWRPLADIESWLDARWPEDAPARIAKVLARYPGLTPQPVVEGRRVSRYYSDHGEAMAAQADVEQLGFEVLLSDERYFDVLPPGVRKGPTLLRTLTALGIAHERTLVAGDTLNDLSLFETGLAGVAVGNSEAGLVRAVRARPNVHLSTKPGAAGVLEALRVFHERGSLWEHRLS
- the ggpS gene encoding glucosylglycerol-phosphate synthase codes for the protein MGTPLVIVYHRQPYEEKIVDGRTVLVENKSPNGIVPALKGFFGNVERATWVAWKKAPAGKKGAFQSRITVEDSYGSYEVSRLPLDGNQVRQFYHITSKEALWPVIHSLPYAFSTEHTDWATFRDVNKRFAEAACAEAAPGAVVWVHDYNLWLVPKFVRDRRPDVTLAFFHHTPFPAPDIFCILPWREEILESLLACDLVSFHVARYARNFGALVKALRPAAVMEDGPVPPEWQNVGTALTEDTAPRSVTVQGHVTHIDATPIGTHPELIRAIVESERGQARVRAIREEIKEDILIVSINRVDYTKGVHQMLETFDRLLERRPELRGRVKLILTTVAPADGMRVYRNAQQQIEQTVGRINGHYGSLTWLPIMLSTNPMPFEEVLCCYRAADICWVTPLRDGLNLVAKEFAAANEGSDGVLVLSEFAGVAIELRGAVLANPYSRNSMDRAIDEAIDMPRAERRARMERMFEQVTRLDIRHWTAHILELFSRVSPARGQGGGAFRDCKDKVSTH
- a CDS encoding NAD(P)-dependent alcohol dehydrogenase, yielding MTIQSRGYATQSATAELKLFTFERRDPRPQDIVLDILFCGICHSDIHSARNEWGWTSYPFVPGHEIVGRVAAIGREVKGFQVGELAGVGCMVDSCRTCPSCEAGLEQYCDNGFTGTYGGEDKIGGTPHALTFGGYSDTITVDERFVLHIPENLDPAAAAPLLCAGITTYSPLKHWNVGAGQRVGVIGLGGLGHMGVKFAHAMGAHVTMITTSPSKGEDARKLGADEVLISTQGEAMKQARDRFDFLLNTIPVGHDADPYMALLKRDATMVIVGSVEPLKKVDGIPLIFRRRSLAGSLIGGLPETQEMLDFCGQHNIVCDIERISIKDVNEAYDRTVRGDVKYRFVIDMGTLGS